From the Streptomyces nigrescens genome, one window contains:
- a CDS encoding N-acetyltransferase, whose amino-acid sequence MIYHSPAPANERAQSLLLVYIRRVVGEVTYEVCEHCGSGVITQVHVTTPLQDSGLGTRAVSHLRACYPDVAWHSCLTQRMTRDLAHRMRLPQGRARLSCPHLLRDAAENHGSRAQRTI is encoded by the coding sequence GTGATCTACCACTCCCCGGCACCGGCGAATGAGCGCGCACAAAGTCTGCTGCTGGTATACATCCGCCGCGTCGTCGGCGAAGTCACCTACGAAGTGTGCGAACACTGCGGGAGCGGCGTGATCACCCAGGTCCACGTCACTACGCCTTTGCAGGACAGCGGCCTGGGCACGCGCGCCGTTTCCCACCTGCGCGCGTGCTACCCCGACGTCGCCTGGCACAGCTGCCTCACCCAGCGCATGACGCGTGACCTGGCCCATCGCATGCGCCTGCCCCAGGGCCGCGCCCGCCTGTCCTGTCCGCACCTCCTACGCGATGCCGCTGAGAACCACGGGAGCCGAGCCCAGCGAACGATTTAG
- a CDS encoding NTPase — protein sequence MPTRILLEGRPGVGKTTVVRRLAALLLNRRAVGFTTEEIRQGGTRTGFALETLDSGLRGVLAGVDLPGPPRVGRYGVDLDVMERLALPPLRSADPARGELVLIDELGRMELACTAFQDVVRCLFTSEIDIVATVHAKSDPFTDALKRRADIELVQVNRANRDALPEDLAARFDRP from the coding sequence ATGCCGACGAGAATCCTGCTTGAGGGACGCCCTGGCGTGGGCAAAACGACCGTTGTCCGCCGACTGGCCGCGCTGCTGCTGAACCGGAGGGCCGTCGGCTTCACCACGGAGGAGATCCGGCAAGGCGGCACCCGGACCGGCTTCGCGCTGGAAACACTGGACAGCGGTCTACGGGGCGTCCTCGCCGGCGTCGACCTCCCAGGTCCACCGCGGGTGGGCCGGTACGGCGTCGACCTGGACGTCATGGAACGGCTCGCCCTGCCACCGCTCAGGTCAGCGGATCCGGCTCGCGGCGAGCTCGTGCTGATCGACGAGCTCGGGCGTATGGAGTTGGCATGCACCGCGTTTCAGGACGTGGTCCGGTGCCTGTTCACGTCCGAGATCGACATCGTCGCCACCGTCCACGCGAAGAGCGACCCGTTCACCGATGCCCTCAAGCGGCGCGCCGACATCGAACTCGTCCAGGTGAACCGGGCGAACCGGGACGCCCTCCCCGAGGATCTGGCAGCCCGGTTCGACCGTCCATGA
- a CDS encoding YbhB/YbcL family Raf kinase inhibitor-like protein yields MTEIELRSVAFNDHAAIPRRHSGEGDDVSPPLTWSAVPDGTSELVLLCEDPDAPGGSFLHWLVTGIDPGSSGVAEGESPHGGQEWPNGFGRVGWGGPMPPPGHGVHRYFFRLWAVSESFSLHGKPTVDAVHRAVRGHELAGGTLVGTYQR; encoded by the coding sequence ATGACGGAAATTGAGCTCAGAAGTGTGGCGTTCAACGACCATGCGGCGATCCCTCGACGCCACAGCGGTGAGGGCGACGACGTCTCACCACCGCTGACCTGGTCGGCGGTGCCGGACGGTACGTCGGAGTTGGTTCTGCTCTGCGAGGACCCTGACGCGCCGGGCGGGTCATTCCTGCACTGGCTGGTCACGGGTATCGATCCGGGGAGTTCCGGTGTAGCAGAGGGAGAATCACCTCACGGCGGCCAGGAATGGCCCAACGGATTCGGCCGGGTGGGCTGGGGCGGTCCGATGCCTCCGCCAGGGCACGGGGTGCACCGCTACTTCTTCCGCCTGTGGGCCGTTTCGGAGTCGTTTTCCCTACACGGCAAACCGACGGTCGACGCTGTGCATCGTGCTGTGAGAGGCCATGAATTGGCCGGCGGCACGCTCGTGGGCACTTACCAACGTTGA
- a CDS encoding DUF1877 domain-containing protein — protein sequence MAVTQQLARISVKYLADCRKSAGESPDGNPHWDPQPADVLDLDWAPILLERVCELAGLDDVHLDALRQAIDGDSAIDLGFLNTHPHAIGPFGPAPTALSAAQTARVSELLVQMNMPAMLAALPADDTQAASLIGYGADKIVGDPRKYLLKHFNALREFYLGASQRHLLIVLWWD from the coding sequence ATGGCCGTCACTCAGCAACTTGCCCGCATCTCGGTGAAGTATCTCGCCGACTGCCGCAAGTCAGCCGGCGAATCGCCGGATGGAAATCCTCACTGGGATCCACAGCCGGCGGACGTCTTGGACCTGGACTGGGCGCCAATCTTGCTGGAACGGGTCTGCGAACTGGCGGGTCTCGACGACGTCCACCTGGACGCCCTGCGGCAGGCCATCGACGGTGACTCGGCGATCGACCTGGGCTTCCTCAACACGCACCCGCATGCCATCGGCCCCTTCGGACCTGCTCCCACGGCCCTTTCCGCAGCTCAAACCGCCCGCGTCTCCGAACTGCTGGTGCAAATGAACATGCCGGCCATGCTGGCCGCCCTGCCGGCCGACGACACACAAGCCGCTTCCTTAATCGGTTACGGAGCTGACAAGATCGTCGGAGACCCGAGGAAGTACCTCCTGAAGCACTTCAATGCCCTGCGTGAGTTCTACCTCGGCGCATCCCAAAGACACCTTCTCATCGTGCTCTGGTGGGACTGA
- a CDS encoding IPT/TIG domain-containing protein: MTLAAFAATGATPRPSGETLEQQTKRIITGINAQLSDPRLATQGAWKLVWLALSPANANMAYIAQSTNGSNEFAVVARGTDADLTDILEDLDVGTVVPFPESGSPKPIAVSKGAKDAFTRVVNARSIASPSPNATLAQALSVALKAAPSSPQPTVYLTGHSLGGCIATMLAPYLQAQTWPKQPKFAVITYAAPTAGVQSFVDYFNSVPWVIDERQNNAYDLVPHAWADLDTTAGWYPSPGPQATDEVKLLIGTISKRTKGNVYVQPGTLRPMNTGYTSLAKNLVNKTTQDFLGQVAFQHANSTYLDLVGAPPVPSPPVVTDVTPTFGAAGATVTINGNGFSQDSMVDFGHFACTERPTIDPSGLKITAKVPNGTGVVHVRVTNTLGTSPAVAMAQFAYGGPAPVVVSAVSPTSGKVGTPVTIGGSGFANGATVHFKDKASGSVKFISTNQITATAPDQLDVHQTVNITVTVGKATSPTSPADEFTYTGR; this comes from the coding sequence ATGACCCTGGCTGCCTTTGCAGCCACCGGGGCCACCCCGCGTCCGTCCGGGGAAACCCTGGAACAGCAGACCAAACGAATCATCACCGGCATCAACGCGCAACTGAGCGATCCCCGTCTTGCGACGCAGGGCGCGTGGAAGCTGGTGTGGCTCGCCCTGAGCCCGGCCAACGCCAATATGGCCTATATCGCACAGAGCACCAACGGCTCGAACGAGTTCGCCGTGGTCGCTCGCGGAACGGACGCCGATCTGACCGACATCCTTGAGGACCTCGACGTCGGCACGGTCGTCCCGTTCCCCGAAAGCGGATCGCCGAAGCCCATCGCCGTATCCAAGGGGGCAAAGGACGCGTTCACACGAGTGGTCAACGCCCGCTCGATCGCCTCTCCCTCCCCGAACGCCACGCTCGCTCAGGCGCTCTCCGTCGCGCTCAAGGCGGCGCCCTCCTCGCCGCAGCCGACCGTCTATCTGACCGGTCACAGCCTGGGCGGTTGCATCGCCACCATGCTCGCGCCGTACCTGCAGGCACAGACGTGGCCGAAACAGCCGAAGTTCGCGGTGATCACCTATGCCGCTCCCACCGCCGGCGTGCAGAGCTTCGTCGACTACTTCAACTCCGTGCCGTGGGTCATCGACGAGCGCCAGAACAACGCCTACGACCTGGTACCGCACGCGTGGGCCGATCTCGACACCACCGCCGGCTGGTACCCGAGCCCGGGACCGCAGGCGACCGACGAAGTGAAGCTGCTCATCGGGACGATCTCCAAGCGCACCAAGGGCAACGTCTACGTCCAGCCCGGCACGCTCCGCCCGATGAACACCGGATACACGAGCCTCGCCAAGAACCTGGTCAACAAGACCACCCAGGACTTCCTCGGCCAGGTCGCCTTCCAACACGCCAACTCCACCTACCTGGACCTGGTGGGGGCGCCTCCCGTCCCTTCCCCGCCGGTGGTGACCGACGTGACCCCCACCTTCGGTGCGGCAGGCGCCACGGTGACCATCAACGGCAACGGTTTCAGTCAGGACAGCATGGTCGACTTCGGCCACTTCGCCTGTACCGAGCGGCCCACCATCGACCCCTCCGGCCTCAAGATCACCGCCAAGGTCCCCAACGGAACCGGCGTCGTCCACGTCCGCGTCACCAACACCCTCGGCACCTCCCCGGCCGTCGCGATGGCGCAGTTCGCCTATGGCGGACCCGCACCTGTGGTGGTCAGTGCGGTCAGCCCGACCAGCGGAAAGGTCGGCACCCCGGTCACCATCGGCGGCTCGGGCTTCGCCAATGGCGCCACCGTGCACTTCAAGGACAAGGCATCCGGTTCGGTCAAATTCATCTCCACCAACCAGATCACCGCAACCGCGCCCGATCAGCTCGACGTCCACCAGACGGTGAACATCACCGTGACGGTCGGCAAGGCCACCTCTCCCACCAGCCCGGCCGACGAGTTCACCTACACCGGACGCTAG
- a CDS encoding alpha/beta fold hydrolase, which produces MTVYVDDPVRLGESRLSDGRLLGWAEWGPLDGVPVLLCPGAATSRWLGFGAGVVEALGVRLVSVDRPGLGASTPAPGRTFSDFAGDIRQLRVLRGLERPAVIGNSQGAPFALACAEEGVASALAVVSGADEVAAPEFASALAADLRGFVERTQDDPVGAEEIFAGFSADAMWDMVISGSPECDLAVYQDPDFAVAYRRALDEGFVQGAAGYARDTVLAMGRWPFVLDEIDVPVDIWYGERDTSHSPDHGALLATRMSSAHRRVVPGIGGALLWTHAESILTSLLGIMR; this is translated from the coding sequence ATGACTGTGTACGTCGACGATCCTGTCCGGCTCGGTGAGAGTCGTCTTTCTGATGGACGGTTGCTTGGGTGGGCCGAGTGGGGGCCGCTGGACGGGGTGCCCGTTTTGCTGTGTCCGGGTGCGGCTACGAGCCGGTGGCTCGGCTTCGGTGCAGGCGTCGTTGAGGCGCTTGGAGTGCGTCTGGTCTCGGTGGACCGCCCGGGGCTCGGTGCCTCAACACCTGCACCCGGCCGGACCTTCTCCGACTTCGCTGGTGATATTCGTCAACTCCGTGTGCTGCGAGGGCTGGAGCGCCCTGCTGTCATCGGGAACTCGCAAGGTGCGCCGTTCGCTCTCGCCTGTGCTGAGGAGGGCGTCGCTTCCGCACTGGCTGTCGTCTCTGGCGCGGATGAGGTTGCCGCGCCGGAGTTCGCTTCCGCTCTGGCGGCGGATCTGCGTGGCTTCGTCGAGCGGACTCAGGACGACCCGGTCGGCGCCGAAGAGATCTTCGCGGGCTTCAGCGCGGATGCGATGTGGGACATGGTCATCTCCGGGAGTCCGGAGTGCGACCTTGCTGTGTATCAGGATCCCGATTTCGCGGTTGCCTACCGCAGGGCCTTGGACGAGGGTTTTGTTCAAGGTGCGGCTGGTTACGCTCGCGACACGGTCCTGGCCATGGGGCGGTGGCCGTTCGTCCTCGACGAGATCGATGTCCCCGTCGACATCTGGTACGGCGAGCGGGACACCAGCCACTCTCCCGATCACGGAGCACTGCTCGCTACCCGTATGTCCAGTGCTCATCGCCGTGTCGTACCCGGGATCGGCGGCGCGCTGCTGTGGACACATGCCGAGTCGATCCTCACCTCCCTCCTTGGGATAATGAGGTGA
- a CDS encoding protein-L-isoaspartate O-methyltransferase family protein, with protein MSTVMGLTASVLEELDLRPGRRVLDVGTGAGVTAAVACHVCGDTTVVTLDRDPNVAVAAQARIGALGFRPAVVSGTGESGWPEGAPYDRIFVSFALPSAPEALVDQLGSGGVLLMHITTDSPSWPALAVVSRGPDGRISSHLRAVEFAHRAAHGRKQVFLSPAFRERIAARRTEGGAEVRRFRSSEVPPLEEARGFWLALDALHSGLVQHRGVNDLVIGAPNCGSWMAGSPDGSGAWAVMPRWPAGHLDRGPPDSPALAGRRRAGGLPARS; from the coding sequence ATGTCCACCGTGATGGGCCTGACCGCATCCGTACTGGAAGAGCTGGACCTGCGGCCCGGGCGGAGGGTGCTCGATGTCGGCACCGGTGCTGGGGTGACCGCGGCGGTGGCCTGTCACGTCTGCGGAGACACGACGGTGGTCACCCTCGACCGGGACCCGAACGTCGCGGTCGCCGCCCAGGCGCGGATCGGCGCTCTCGGGTTCCGGCCCGCTGTGGTGAGCGGCACCGGAGAGTCCGGCTGGCCGGAAGGCGCGCCGTACGACCGGATCTTTGTCTCCTTCGCGCTCCCGTCCGCGCCAGAGGCGCTGGTCGATCAACTCGGTTCTGGGGGCGTTCTGTTGATGCACATCACGACGGACTCGCCGTCGTGGCCCGCGCTGGCAGTGGTCTCCAGGGGCCCGGACGGGCGGATCTCCTCGCACCTGCGGGCGGTGGAGTTCGCCCACCGGGCGGCGCACGGCCGCAAGCAGGTCTTCCTCTCCCCCGCGTTCCGCGAGCGCATCGCGGCCCGGCGCACCGAGGGCGGCGCGGAGGTCCGACGGTTCCGGTCTTCTGAAGTGCCGCCACTGGAGGAGGCCCGCGGTTTCTGGCTCGCGCTGGACGCGTTGCACTCGGGCTTGGTGCAGCACAGGGGCGTCAACGACCTGGTGATCGGCGCGCCAAACTGCGGTTCCTGGATGGCTGGCAGCCCGGACGGCTCCGGCGCATGGGCGGTCATGCCCCGCTGGCCCGCGGGACATCTGGACCGAGGTCCACCAGACAGCCCTGCGCTGGCGGGACGCCGGCGAGCCGGAGGCCTACCGGCTCGATCTTGA
- a CDS encoding FABP family protein, which produces MSDHAPKHPYPDALRPDEAPAPHALLTPVIGLLGTWFGRGRGGYPTLAEEFTYAQEVTFSHDGRPFLHYEARAWLLDADDTPLRPSARESGWWRLQPDGRVEALITQPTGIAEISVGRAGEGVVDLTTHEVALAPTAKEVNATHRRYTLTDEYTLTFVHDLAAVGQPLQHHLSAQLRRGAGS; this is translated from the coding sequence ATGTCCGACCACGCCCCGAAGCACCCGTATCCCGACGCTTTGCGACCCGACGAAGCACCTGCGCCGCACGCACTGCTCACGCCGGTGATCGGGCTCCTGGGCACCTGGTTCGGCCGGGGCCGTGGCGGGTACCCCACGCTGGCCGAGGAGTTCACGTACGCGCAGGAGGTCACCTTCAGCCACGACGGGCGCCCCTTCCTCCACTACGAGGCGCGCGCCTGGCTGCTCGATGCGGACGACACCCCGCTGCGGCCGTCGGCCCGGGAGAGCGGCTGGTGGCGGCTACAGCCCGATGGGCGGGTGGAGGCATTGATCACCCAGCCCACCGGCATCGCGGAGATCTCGGTCGGCCGTGCCGGCGAGGGAGTGGTCGACCTCACCACCCATGAGGTGGCTCTCGCCCCCACCGCCAAGGAGGTCAACGCCACCCACCGCCGCTACACCCTGACCGACGAGTACACGCTCACCTTCGTCCACGATCTCGCGGCGGTCGGTCAGCCACTGCAACACCACCTTTCGGCCCAACTGCGGCGCGGGGCCGGCAGCTAG
- a CDS encoding alpha/beta fold hydrolase, whose protein sequence is MPDVAVPAERPAVLHYAEHGQGTPVVLVHGAGGSGATSWGSLPEHLASHHRVLLVDNPGSGGSALPEGPLQLDTLADSIALTAAQAGLERYAVVGYSMGSAIAVRHAVRHPGEVTALALLTGFARPDTRLRLALHNWQQLMDAEPALLGRYLLQLSCGPAALDQLDTADLDRLARETAAALPPGTRQHIDLALRIDVRAELRELSVPTLVIAAANDILVTPDHSAALAQGITGARLTQVMSGHDAPTEQPMAVSNHLRSLLNG, encoded by the coding sequence GTGCCCGACGTCGCCGTCCCCGCCGAGCGCCCTGCCGTTCTGCACTACGCCGAGCACGGCCAGGGCACCCCCGTGGTTCTGGTCCACGGTGCAGGAGGGAGCGGCGCCACCAGTTGGGGCAGCCTCCCCGAACACCTGGCCTCGCACCACCGGGTCCTCCTGGTCGACAATCCGGGTTCGGGCGGCAGCGCCCTGCCCGAGGGCCCCCTCCAGCTGGACACCCTCGCCGACAGCATTGCCCTGACAGCCGCACAGGCCGGACTCGAACGCTATGCGGTCGTCGGATACTCCATGGGCAGCGCCATCGCCGTACGTCATGCCGTCCGCCATCCTGGCGAGGTCACCGCGCTGGCCCTGCTGACCGGCTTCGCCCGCCCCGACACCCGGCTGCGTCTGGCCCTGCACAACTGGCAACAACTGATGGACGCCGAGCCCGCCTTGCTGGGCCGGTACCTCCTTCAGCTCTCCTGCGGCCCGGCCGCGCTCGACCAGTTGGACACCGCGGACCTCGACCGCCTGGCGAGGGAGACCGCTGCCGCTCTGCCGCCCGGCACGCGCCAGCACATCGACCTCGCCCTACGCATCGACGTCCGGGCCGAACTACGAGAGCTCAGCGTCCCCACCCTCGTGATCGCCGCGGCCAACGACATCCTCGTCACCCCGGACCACTCCGCCGCTCTCGCACAGGGCATCACAGGAGCCCGTCTGACACAGGTGATGTCCGGGCACGATGCGCCGACGGAGCAGCCGATGGCCGTCTCCAACCACCTCCGCAGCCTGCTGAACGGATAG
- a CDS encoding protein kinase domain-containing protein produces MGENSVGQLLARVGVLVRPLAKNDPQQIGPFRIIGLLGGGGMGRVYLGRAADGRPVAVKTARSELADDRGFRARFAREVSAAQQVGGPFVAPVVDAAPHDDVPWMATEYVPGVSLTDAVHDCGPLPEHAVRLLTAGLLHALTAVHAHGLVHRDLKPSNILLTAEGPRVIDFGIAHSAADTALTTTGTALGTPGFMAPEQLVMTGPKVTGAADVFALGGVIVYAATGGGPYGNADPQVLMYRTVHEEPRLDELADFLRELAATCLAKDPERRPALPALMARVGAPGPYGDWLPEPVAVQLRSLSAQLSDPRSPDMFAPRTPAEGPADVPYDRLPTRTTADGAPPPPSYDVPPPAGTPTPPQPATAPPGQYGPALATPSPDGYGPALATPSPDGYGPALATPPQERHGPAPSPGPHAVPSGWPPGQTASPGRPASPGPSRRRVLAALSVVGVGAGGGALAWVLQPDGGDGGSTSAGGKPGGSGKPSGGSKPGGNPSAIGTPSNRLPKEIRDKGIVTIGSDIAYEPMEFVRDGKPAGLDVDLANALCRELGLRVKFVNAVFDTLLTGLHANRFDLVMSAMTDTKDRQEGRTDGTKTGSGGVDLVDYFQSGLVLVVRKGNPEDIKAPRDLAGRKVAVQRGTVARDLLDQLNRQVPQKLKIRAFDSPEDVYDDVAKGRSTVCLDDFPVAAHNAATRAGGTALELSGEQLEPLLYGIAVAKTNTALRDAVREALDRLIRNGEYAKILKKWHVEDGAVERAVVNEGS; encoded by the coding sequence GTGGGGGAGAATAGTGTCGGACAACTGCTGGCACGGGTGGGGGTATTGGTGCGACCGCTGGCGAAGAACGATCCGCAGCAGATCGGTCCGTTCCGGATCATCGGGCTGCTCGGTGGCGGCGGTATGGGACGGGTCTATCTCGGCCGCGCGGCGGACGGGCGGCCGGTGGCGGTGAAGACCGCGCGCTCCGAACTCGCCGACGACCGGGGCTTCCGCGCTCGTTTCGCCCGTGAGGTATCCGCGGCCCAGCAGGTGGGCGGACCGTTCGTGGCGCCGGTGGTCGATGCCGCGCCACACGACGACGTGCCCTGGATGGCGACCGAGTACGTGCCGGGTGTCTCGCTCACCGATGCCGTGCACGACTGCGGGCCGCTGCCCGAGCACGCGGTGCGGCTGCTGACGGCCGGCCTGCTGCACGCCCTGACGGCGGTACACGCGCACGGGCTGGTGCACCGCGACCTCAAGCCGTCGAACATCCTGCTCACCGCCGAGGGCCCGCGCGTGATCGACTTCGGCATCGCGCACTCCGCCGCGGACACCGCCCTGACGACGACCGGCACCGCCCTCGGCACCCCGGGGTTCATGGCGCCCGAGCAACTCGTCATGACCGGCCCCAAGGTCACGGGCGCGGCGGACGTGTTCGCGCTGGGCGGGGTGATCGTGTACGCGGCGACGGGCGGCGGCCCCTACGGGAACGCCGATCCGCAGGTCCTCATGTACCGCACCGTGCACGAGGAGCCTCGGCTCGACGAACTCGCGGACTTCCTACGCGAGTTGGCGGCGACATGCCTGGCGAAGGATCCGGAGCGGCGGCCCGCTCTGCCCGCTCTCATGGCACGGGTGGGCGCACCGGGCCCCTACGGCGACTGGCTGCCGGAGCCCGTCGCCGTACAGCTGCGCAGTCTGTCCGCGCAGCTCAGCGACCCCAGGTCCCCGGACATGTTCGCGCCGCGGACCCCGGCCGAGGGGCCCGCCGACGTCCCCTACGACCGGCTGCCGACCCGTACGACGGCGGACGGCGCACCGCCCCCGCCGTCGTACGACGTACCGCCGCCCGCAGGCACCCCCACGCCTCCGCAGCCCGCCACTGCGCCCCCGGGCCAGTACGGCCCAGCCCTCGCCACTCCGTCCCCGGACGGGTACGGCCCAGCCCTCGCCACTCCGTCCCCGGACGGGTACGGCCCAGCCCTCGCCACTCCGCCGCAGGAGCGCCACGGCCCCGCTCCGTCACCGGGGCCGCACGCCGTCCCGTCGGGTTGGCCTCCTGGGCAGACCGCGTCCCCTGGCCGGCCCGCGTCCCCGGGGCCGAGCCGGCGCCGTGTGCTCGCCGCGCTGTCCGTCGTCGGGGTCGGAGCCGGTGGCGGGGCATTGGCCTGGGTGCTTCAGCCGGACGGCGGGGACGGCGGCAGCACGAGCGCCGGGGGCAAGCCCGGCGGCAGCGGGAAGCCGTCCGGAGGCTCCAAGCCGGGTGGGAACCCTTCGGCCATCGGGACCCCGTCCAACCGGTTGCCGAAGGAGATACGCGACAAGGGCATCGTCACCATCGGCTCGGACATCGCCTACGAGCCCATGGAGTTCGTCAGGGACGGCAAGCCCGCCGGTCTCGACGTCGACCTCGCGAACGCCCTCTGCCGTGAGCTGGGCCTGCGCGTCAAGTTCGTGAACGCCGTCTTCGACACCCTCCTCACCGGCCTGCATGCGAACCGCTTCGACCTGGTCATGTCGGCGATGACCGACACCAAGGACCGTCAGGAAGGGCGCACGGACGGCACGAAGACCGGCAGCGGCGGCGTCGACCTGGTCGACTATTTCCAGTCCGGGCTGGTGCTCGTCGTCCGCAAGGGCAACCCGGAGGACATCAAGGCCCCCCGAGACCTGGCCGGCAGGAAGGTCGCCGTCCAGCGCGGCACGGTCGCCCGTGACCTCCTGGACCAGCTGAACCGGCAGGTCCCCCAGAAGTTGAAGATCCGGGCGTTCGACTCACCGGAGGACGTCTACGACGATGTCGCCAAGGGCCGGTCCACGGTCTGCCTCGACGACTTCCCGGTCGCGGCCCACAACGCCGCGACCCGCGCAGGCGGCACCGCCCTCGAACTCAGCGGTGAGCAGCTAGAACCCCTTCTCTACGGTATAGCGGTCGCCAAGACGAACACGGCTCTGCGCGACGCCGTACGGGAAGCTCTCGACCGCCTCATCAGGAACGGCGAATACGCGAAGATCCTCAAGAAGTGGCACGTCGAGGACGGCGCGGTGGAGCGGGCGGTCGTCAACGAGGGCTCGTAG
- a CDS encoding aminoglycoside adenylyltransferase domain-containing protein: MDQLGRTVELVRDTVGPDLVGMYLHGSAVLGGLAPASDLDVLAVTRRSLGDRQRHSLLEGLLQISGLTSGVRPVELLVAVQSEVRPWRFPPTGDFLFGEWLREDFVAGGIPQPGPMPDLALVITMVLAGDRPLTGPRPAEVLDLVPHSDLVQTSVAGVPELLAELDTDTRNVLLTLARIWTTLATGELKPKDAAADWALARLPPQHRSVLEHARNLYLTCHYQDETWSNELKSQVRPMSRTCWPESTVCAADRSERVGRLPAPWLSSAWDPVRL, translated from the coding sequence ATGGATCAGCTTGGGCGGACCGTCGAACTCGTCCGCGACACGGTGGGACCCGACCTTGTCGGCATGTACCTGCACGGGTCTGCCGTGCTCGGGGGCCTTGCCCCGGCCAGCGACTTGGACGTCCTGGCCGTGACACGCAGGAGTCTGGGAGACCGTCAGCGGCATTCACTGCTGGAGGGGCTCCTGCAGATCTCCGGCTTGACCTCCGGAGTCCGGCCGGTCGAACTCCTCGTCGCTGTCCAGTCCGAGGTCCGGCCCTGGAGGTTCCCGCCGACGGGGGACTTCCTCTTTGGCGAGTGGCTGCGTGAGGACTTCGTGGCGGGCGGGATTCCGCAGCCTGGTCCGATGCCGGACCTGGCCCTGGTGATCACGATGGTCCTGGCGGGTGACCGCCCCCTGACGGGCCCGCGGCCCGCCGAGGTGCTCGACCTGGTGCCGCATTCCGACCTCGTCCAGACGAGCGTCGCGGGCGTCCCGGAACTCCTGGCCGAGCTGGATACGGACACCCGCAATGTCCTGCTGACCCTCGCGCGTATTTGGACCACTCTCGCCACCGGCGAGCTCAAACCGAAGGATGCCGCTGCCGACTGGGCTCTCGCTCGTCTGCCCCCGCAGCACCGCTCTGTCCTGGAGCACGCAAGGAACCTGTATCTCACGTGCCATTACCAGGACGAGACGTGGAGCAATGAGCTGAAGTCCCAGGTCCGACCCATGTCGAGGACGTGCTGGCCCGAATCAACAGTCTGCGCCGCAGACAGGAGTGAACGGGTGGGACGGCTCCCCGCACCGTGGTTGAGCTCAGCGTGGGATCCGGTCCGACTTTGA
- a CDS encoding endonuclease/exonuclease/phosphatase family protein: MSIRIATFNCENLFRRPIVFGSGNDPIRDAVLEDFRKLVEILDHDTYTANDRTKIIELLKKHSVDVSQEISTQTILMNEPRGRARLLQGEGRNIEVRAEATGRSAWVGWAELVKDDLSWDAVKNTARVIAEVNADILLTVEVEDRLTLHRFNKQVMAGQFEAEPYPFNMLIDGNDIRGIDVGLFSRHPITSVRSHIFDKKNSRDIFSRDCPEFEIDIDGEPLWLLGNHFKSKRGGGGGDKRKLQGERVAQLYQAALERSAHVVVAGDLNDTPGSPPLTFLEATGLKDAMTHDSYEGPPGTHGKCTNPSDKIDYLMFSPELFAKVDKVEVERRGIFEFGTPFDTVTGPGDQASDHAAIVAELDL, encoded by the coding sequence ATGAGCATCCGCATAGCCACTTTCAACTGCGAAAACCTCTTCCGGAGGCCCATCGTCTTCGGTAGCGGAAACGACCCTATACGCGACGCCGTGCTCGAGGACTTCAGGAAACTTGTCGAAATCCTCGATCACGACACGTATACGGCCAACGACAGAACAAAGATCATCGAGCTTCTCAAGAAGCACAGCGTCGATGTCTCCCAGGAAATCTCCACCCAGACGATCCTGATGAACGAGCCGCGCGGACGGGCCCGGCTGCTCCAGGGCGAGGGCAGGAACATCGAGGTCAGGGCCGAGGCCACGGGACGGTCCGCCTGGGTCGGCTGGGCCGAACTGGTCAAGGACGACCTCAGCTGGGACGCCGTCAAAAACACCGCCAGGGTGATCGCCGAGGTGAACGCCGACATACTGCTGACGGTCGAAGTCGAGGACCGGCTCACCCTGCACCGCTTCAACAAACAGGTGATGGCGGGCCAGTTCGAAGCGGAACCGTATCCGTTCAACATGCTGATCGACGGCAACGACATTCGCGGCATCGACGTGGGGCTGTTCAGCCGGCACCCGATCACCTCCGTACGCTCGCACATCTTCGACAAGAAGAATTCCCGGGACATCTTCAGCCGGGACTGCCCGGAATTCGAGATCGACATCGATGGCGAACCGCTCTGGCTCCTCGGGAACCACTTCAAGAGCAAGCGCGGCGGCGGAGGCGGCGACAAACGCAAGCTCCAGGGCGAGCGCGTCGCCCAGCTCTACCAGGCCGCGCTCGAGCGCTCGGCCCATGTCGTAGTCGCCGGGGACCTCAACGACACGCCGGGCAGCCCGCCGCTCACGTTCCTCGAGGCCACCGGCCTGAAGGACGCGATGACCCACGACAGTTACGAAGGACCGCCCGGCACCCACGGGAAGTGCACGAACCCCAGCGACAAGATCGACTACCTGATGTTCTCGCCGGAGCTGTTCGCCAAGGTGGACAAGGTCGAGGTGGAGCGGCGTGGGATTTTCGAGTTCGGCACCCCGTTCGACACCGTGACCGGACCCGGCGACCAGGCTTCCGACCACGCTGCCATCGTCGCCGAACTCGACCTGTAA